A single genomic interval of Acipenser ruthenus chromosome 28, fAciRut3.2 maternal haplotype, whole genome shotgun sequence harbors:
- the LOC117434531 gene encoding achaete-scute homolog 1b isoform X3, translated as MDSTIATAQIMQSAYSFGLESRGVVALQASTQECGGGSVLPSSNSKSKVLKRQRSSSPELLRCKRRLSFNGLGYTIPQQQPVAVARRNERERNRVKLVNMGFQTLRQHVPNGAANKKMSKVETLRSAVEYIRALQQLLDEHDAVSAAFQCGVPSPTISTSYSADPGSPHSTYSSDEGSYEHLSSEEQELLDFTTWFDRS; from the exons ATGGATAGCACCATTGCAACTGCACAGATCATGCAAAGTGCATACAGTTTTGGACTTGAGAGCCGCGGCGTTGTTGCCCTACAAGCCTCCACACAGGAGTGTGGTGGCGGCTCCGTGCTCCCCTCTTCCAATAGCAAGAGCAAGGTGCTGAAGAGGCAGCGATCCAGCTCGCCAGAGCTGCTGAGGTGCAAGAGGAGACTAAGCTTTAACGGGCTCGGATACACAATCCCACAGCAGCAACCTGTAGCGGTGGCAAGGCGGAATGAAAGGGAGAGGAATCGAGTCAAGCTGGTGAACATGGGCTTCCAGACCCTCCGCCAACACGTTCCGAACGGGGCTGCCAACAAGAAGATGAGTAAAGTGGAGACACTGAGGTCGGCAGTGGAGTATATCAGAGCCTTGCAGCAGCTTCTAGATGAGCACGATGCGGTGTCAGCTGCTTTCCAGTGCGGGGTACCCTCCCCGACCATATCCACAAGCTACTCCGCGGACCCCGGCTCTCCCCATTCCACCTACTCGTCAGATGAGGGAAGTTACGAGCATCTCAGTTCGGAAGAGCAGGAACTACTAGATTTCACCACTTGGTTTGACAG aagcTGA
- the LOC117434531 gene encoding achaete-scute homolog 1b isoform X1 has translation MDSTIATAQIMQSAYSFGLESRGVVALQASTQECGGGSVLPSSNSKSKVLKRQRSSSPELLRCKRRLSFNGLGYTIPQQQPVAVARRNERERNRVKLVNMGFQTLRQHVPNGAANKKMSKVETLRSAVEYIRALQQLLDEHDAVSAAFQCGVPSPTISTSYSADPGSPHSTYSSDEGSYEHLSSEEQELLDFTTWFDSRS, from the exons ATGGATAGCACCATTGCAACTGCACAGATCATGCAAAGTGCATACAGTTTTGGACTTGAGAGCCGCGGCGTTGTTGCCCTACAAGCCTCCACACAGGAGTGTGGTGGCGGCTCCGTGCTCCCCTCTTCCAATAGCAAGAGCAAGGTGCTGAAGAGGCAGCGATCCAGCTCGCCAGAGCTGCTGAGGTGCAAGAGGAGACTAAGCTTTAACGGGCTCGGATACACAATCCCACAGCAGCAACCTGTAGCGGTGGCAAGGCGGAATGAAAGGGAGAGGAATCGAGTCAAGCTGGTGAACATGGGCTTCCAGACCCTCCGCCAACACGTTCCGAACGGGGCTGCCAACAAGAAGATGAGTAAAGTGGAGACACTGAGGTCGGCAGTGGAGTATATCAGAGCCTTGCAGCAGCTTCTAGATGAGCACGATGCGGTGTCAGCTGCTTTCCAGTGCGGGGTACCCTCCCCGACCATATCCACAAGCTACTCCGCGGACCCCGGCTCTCCCCATTCCACCTACTCGTCAGATGAGGGAAGTTACGAGCATCTCAGTTCGGAAGAGCAGGAACTACTAGATTTCACCACTTGGTTTGACAG cagaagcTGA
- the LOC117434531 gene encoding achaete-scute homolog 1b isoform X2 codes for MDSTIATAQIMQSAYSFGLESRGVVALQASTQECGGGSVLPSSNSKSKVLKRQRSSSPELLRCKRRLSFNGLGYTIPQQQPVAVARRNERERNRVKLVNMGFQTLRQHVPNGAANKKMSKVETLRSAVEYIRALQQLLDEHDAVSAAFQCGVPSPTISTSYSADPGSPHSTYSSDEGSYEHLSSEEQELLDFTTWFDRY; via the coding sequence ATGGATAGCACCATTGCAACTGCACAGATCATGCAAAGTGCATACAGTTTTGGACTTGAGAGCCGCGGCGTTGTTGCCCTACAAGCCTCCACACAGGAGTGTGGTGGCGGCTCCGTGCTCCCCTCTTCCAATAGCAAGAGCAAGGTGCTGAAGAGGCAGCGATCCAGCTCGCCAGAGCTGCTGAGGTGCAAGAGGAGACTAAGCTTTAACGGGCTCGGATACACAATCCCACAGCAGCAACCTGTAGCGGTGGCAAGGCGGAATGAAAGGGAGAGGAATCGAGTCAAGCTGGTGAACATGGGCTTCCAGACCCTCCGCCAACACGTTCCGAACGGGGCTGCCAACAAGAAGATGAGTAAAGTGGAGACACTGAGGTCGGCAGTGGAGTATATCAGAGCCTTGCAGCAGCTTCTAGATGAGCACGATGCGGTGTCAGCTGCTTTCCAGTGCGGGGTACCCTCCCCGACCATATCCACAAGCTACTCCGCGGACCCCGGCTCTCCCCATTCCACCTACTCGTCAGATGAGGGAAGTTACGAGCATCTCAGTTCGGAAGAGCAGGAACTACTAGATTTCACCACTTGGTTTGACAGGTACTAA